In the Pelmatolapia mariae isolate MD_Pm_ZW linkage group LG10_11, Pm_UMD_F_2, whole genome shotgun sequence genome, tattAAATGCACTGAGTACATGAGCTATTTTTTCAGCCTAACTCCAAGACAGGATTTGTAAAATTTTACAGATACCGCACAAATATAAGAAAGCAGTACTATATAATTGTTTGATATACACATTAAAGAAAACATCTTGGTCAAAATTGACTCCAAGATtcttcacagtgttactggagatAAAGATAATACCATCTAGATTAAGAATGTGGTTAGATACGctttttctaagatttttagggccAATAAACTCAATTGTGTCTAAATTTAGGAGAACAAAATTAAAGACATTCTTATAGTTAAACAATTTGATTTGTGTCATATGGCTTCATAAAGAGATAAAGTTGGGTATCATCTGTCATGGGCCTGGGTCTGAGGACCCAAGGTTCATGTGTGCGTTACAACACATTACAACGTGTTTGGGAGACTACCAACAGCCTCTGATTAGATTATCTCAGGCCGCGAGAGGGAGTGTGAGGTTCTACTCTACTGCCTGCCATACCCACGTCGCCATCATCAGCTCAACCCCCTGCAGCTTCTATTCTTCAGTCAGGCCCAGCCACCGCTCTGCCCTAGCTGGAGGTCTGCGCACTGGAGGGACCTGCTCTGCCCGAGCTGGAGGTCTGCGCCCCATCTGGACCTGCTCTTCCTGAGCTGGAGGTCTGCGCGCTGGAGGGACCTGCTCTGCCTGAGCCAGAGGTCTGCGCACTGCCCACGCCTGCACCTGAGGTCATCACACCACCATGTCCACGGCCTGCACGTCCACGTCCAGCAACCAAACCTTAGCCATCAGTGAAGGAGCTTTGCTGTCATGGGCGTCCACCTGAACTGCTTTGCCGCTGCCGTCCCCGTGGTTGGCTACCAGAGCCATTATGTTGCCACCACCGGACCCATGGCAGACCGCCTGAACTGTTTCACCACTGCCACTGTTGGGTTTATCTAGGCACAAACCCCGCTGGAACACGAGACCACTAACTGCACGACAAAACAAGGCAAGACAgagctctttgtctttgtggctCGCGAGGGAAGTCAGCCCAGGCCTTCACCTGTCCTTAGCCAACTTCAACTGATTCCTTCGCTACAGCCCTTTTTATTGTCAGCAAGCAATCATTCATGAATATGCAATTACAAATACACGTGGCATTCTTAAACAGGCATATCtgaacaacatcagtgtctggattctgtgtgtgggtgtgtgtgggtgtgtgtttccagccatACTTATACATAGACATACGACCTTTCATTGAACTTAAACtgtatgcagaaaagcagaagtaagCGTCTTgctaaactataaaaacaggaacttgcAATAGGTCATGTCtcaaatgaacatttaaagGTGTGAACTCTGGCACTtttaagaaaacagaactgGACAGTCTGGTTTCAAAAGCTATAATGGAATTATAGCGTCGAGACTACTTCCTCTCATCTCATGgtacacaagtgcacacagaaTCTTATCAGACCTAATAAGGATATGATTTTTATCAGCATACAaatgaatatatattttgtcAGAAGAATGTGAGAATCTCCGGCATGTTTGTCACAAATGGAAATAAGGGAAGTTGTTGTGTTTGGTAAAGCATagaatcaaataaataaaaagagttATGTATGCATTGCATAGCtaaaagattaataaaaaatcataatgtgtgtgtatgaattaAACAGTCCTTAAGACATGAGAAAAAGGAGAAGTAATTTCTGTCTGTATGAAACTTATTATTAGGGAAGTTCAGCTGCAGCATTGTTGGGTGGAGTGGAAGATAAGAAATGCACCAAAACTGCAAGTAATGCTAGTGCGTCAAAGGGGCCTAAAGAGGAACATGACATGTCCATAGATGGTGTTTCTGTCCGGAAGATGTCTAGACATGTCTGGACAGGTTCGTAGAGGTGTATAAAGAGAGGAGGCAAAAGCGAAGTCGGGGAGCCTTGTACTGGGCTACACTTTATCTTTCCTTTGAACTTCTTCCAACACAGCGGGGAGCTGGATTTGATCGGTGCACACGATGATCTTCCTTCCCTCCTAAAAGAAGACCCACCTCAACAACGGTTGTAGTCATTTAGCAACAGAATAGTTAGGGTTTATAGTATGATAAATTGATTATTTGGATTTGACTGATTAAATTGATTAAATTGCAATTAAGCTGTTTGCTAACCCCTGCTGAAATCTTGCTTTAATAAAAATTATCTATCTGCATTCAAAAGTCAGAATTGTGGACATTCATTCTATTACTTCCTTAAAACAGACTTTATGTGTGTTAACTCCTAACATCAGTTTTAGAGTTCTTATAGGTTATTCTAGTCAATCATTATAACACGTCCTTGGGACCTACTGTCCAGGTCACTAAATTTTACTCAGCACAATAACAAGTGCCATAGATCATTAGAGGAGAGCTGCCGTTAATAAGTGTGGCTGACAAATATCTTTCATTAAGGTTGCCAATGAGAGCATAGAGTCAGAGGTAGGGCAAGGCGGGCGCTTAGACGAAGGCAGTTAGAGGCTGAGGGAGTCTCCTCGCCACCGGCTTAAACTAGTCTCAACATCACCTAACAGGGTAATACCCGTAGGGATTAAGGGACTCCCACCAGGTCCAGACCACCTGTACAGGGGTAACTGGGATCTAAcaatttctaagcataaatgacaatcttAAATTATTAATTCTGACAGCCACCATTGCCACCCGCCGGGTCGGCCACCAGAACTGCCTTGTTCTGGTGGCCGTATAATGTTAACGTATAATGTTAATAGAACTGGTCGTAACACAGAACCTCATGGAATTCCATAATTAACTTTAGTGTGTGAATTTCTGAAGTGGACTCCTGATATACATGAACAAACttcagtgatttatttttagataaaATACAAACCGCTTTAGGACAGCACCTTTAGTAACTATATTAAAGGAATATAACAAGAATAAAATATTGTTGTTATCAGGTCACTTTTTTCTTATTCCTTGCTGTTCAGTCTGTTAGTAATATATTGTATTGTGTTCCAAACTGTGAAAACCTTCATCCAtccttctgcttatccagttcagtcGTGGTTGGAACCTGTCCCACCTGTCAGAGGGTAAGAGGTATCGTATACTCAGAGGTCTCCAAGTTGTTGCAGGCTAAGGGGAAAATTTAGTTTAAATATAGTATGAGCACATTATTACAGATGGGATTTCTGTTTAAAAGCATAACATACACTTCAAGTAATTTGTGTTTGAaccaaaaattatattttatgagAGTTTTATAAACTTGCACAAGACATTATGCAacaaaaatatgtgaaaaataaaggtaTATCCTTAGTGTATTAGATTTTCATGGAATAGAGGAGATCTGCTATTCTCATGTCTCATAGGAAATAATGAGAGGATGGGGGgtaaaggaaaaaacctgtttGTGGGCTGTTCACGATACAGACATGCAATAATGTCACGTGAAAGAGAGATGTTATATACAGAGTGTGAGGGTAGTAAAAGCCTGCTGGACACAACCTCTGCACTGCTCATTGTCTGCAAAAGGATAATGAACTTTGATAATGAAGTAATGAAGAATAATGAAGTTTATATTAATGGAAGCTATTTGCTGGAAGTCTTTCTTTATGATATATTTTCAGTGACATTAGGAGGTTATGAAGAAATTAAGGACTAAATACCATCTTCAAAATGTCACTTTCAAATCAAACACTGGCCAATGTTACTGCTAACCTGCAGTATCTAGGGGTTTTGGAAATTGTGCTATTTTCCACTCTGACTACACTGCCATGTTGTACATTCCTCTTCATTAATGGAATAATGCTATTTACTTTAAGGAGTAAAGCTTTGTTCTGTGAGACGTCTCGATATATTCTGCTGTATAACCTTCTGTTTGCAGACACAGTACAGATGGCACTGAGTCAGTTATTGTATATTATTGCTACTTGTAGGATAACACTAACATATCCTGTATGTGGTTTTCTCACCATGCTTGCCAATCTTACAACTGTGGTCTCTCCTGTCACGCtggtggtgatgtctctggagagatATGTCGCTGTGTGCTACCCACTGAGGCATGCTAGCATCATCACTATCACCAACACAGGTGTGGCCATCATTGTGATTTGGGCCATCGGTTCACTAAATATTCTCACTCGGGTTCTTCTGCTGTTAGAGTTTCCTTTTCAAGCCCTTGATAGTCTGCAGATGAAAGACTTTTGCTCTGACATAGCGATGTTTGTTGGGTCTATGTCTGATGATTACGACAAAGCCTTCACATGTGTTCTGTTTATTTCAGCAAGTGTGGCAATCATATGCTCTTATATTGGTGTTATAGTAGCAGCCAGGTCGGCCTCCACAGATAAAGCTTCAGCCCGTAAGGCTTGTAACACACTGCTGCTACATCTGGTGCAGCTGGGTCTCAGTCTTTCCTCAACCATTTATAACCCACTACTCACAGCACTAGCAAGAGTTTTAACAAGGTTAGTGTTTGTGCgcattcaggttgttttgtatgtatgtattttctTGCTTCCCAGATGTTTGAGTTCTCTGATTTATGGTATCAGAGACCAAAGCATCAGACCTGTGCTCATGCAACATCTATGCTGTCGACTGAAATAATCAGTTATACGAGACTGAGGTTTATGGCATCATCAAAGGACCATATACTTTGATTtgtcagttattattattattgaatctttattgtcactgttacaagaacattgaaacacagtttggcatctctccattGGCAGCATGTAGATTTAGATTCAGTTTGTTTTAGAATAGGAgaagacaataaaaacagacaagtTTTAGGGTATCTACTCAGGGAATGTGTGTAATACACAGTAACATAAGTATCTAGCCAATAACACaggcatttacatttacacaagaaagacatgtacaagttatacatacacatgCGTACATACACATACACCCATATATAATTAGGCATACATTCACACAAATACATGCATATACTGTAtacgtatatacacacacacatatatacatacatatacacgtatacacacatatgtatgcgtacatacatacacacacataaacatatttccacatacacgcttacatatatatatacatacacatacatgccaTCTGTGGAGCAGGTGAAATGTAAAGCATCAGTGAGTGATCAGTGCattataaggtgcactgtgGTAAGTGGTATTGGACATTGAGtaaggggtgggggtgggaggTAGGAATCCAGTTGCTActataataaatacagttatAGAGGTAGGCATGTTGGTTACATTatagtataaataaaaatacagtttataaATAAAGTGTAATGTCCATGAGTGTTTGCAGTACAGTTATCctgttttacagctgttttTTCATCCTGATGGACCTGTAGCGTTTACCAGTGGGAAGGAGGGAAAAGTGAGTGTCCAAGGTGTGAGGGGTccttgatgatgatgctggcttTCCACTGAAGTCTGCCAGTATAAATGTCTCTGCGGGGGGTTGGTGAAGTGCTAATTGCCCActctgctgccttcaccacCCGCTGCAGTTTCTTCTTGTCCTCTGCGGTGCAGTAGTTGAACCAGAGTGTGCAGCAGTAAGTCAGAAGGCTCTCGATGGTGGAGCAGTAGAAGTTTACTAGGAGTCTCTAGGTTCATTTGGCCTGACGCAGtttcctgaggaagtacagcctttgttgtgctttccctacctggtgggagatgtttgtggaatcagaatcagaatccgcatactttattaatccctagggaaattatgtgggttacagttgctccagtacagtaacagtaaacaGGTAAGGTCGGCCAAGATGTGGACTCCAAGAAGACCAAATCTTTCTACCCTTTCTACCTCCTCCCCATCAATATAGAGGGTGGAGTGCTCCGATCACTTTCTTCTCCTGAAGTCGATTACCATCTCCTTGGTCTTGGCTGTGTTTAGATGCAGGTTGTTGTTGTCACACCATTGCCTCAGATGctgaacctcctctctgtaggctGAATCATTATTGTTGTCGATCAGTCCTTATTATTGTTCTACA is a window encoding:
- the LOC134637293 gene encoding odorant receptor 131-2-like; this translates as MSLSNQTLANVTANLQYLGVLEIVLFSTLTTLPCCTFLFINGIMLFTLRSKALFCETSRYILLYNLLFADTVQMALSQLLYIIATCRITLTYPVCGFLTMLANLTTVVSPVTLVVMSLERYVAVCYPLRHASIITITNTGVAIIVIWAIGSLNILTRVLLLLEFPFQALDSLQMKDFCSDIAMFVGSMSDDYDKAFTCVLFISASVAIICSYIGVIVAARSASTDKASARKACNTLLLHLVQLGLSLSSTIYNPLLTALARVLTRLVFVRIQVVLYVCIFLLPRCLSSLIYGIRDQSIRPVLMQHLCCRLK